From the Leptospira biflexa serovar Patoc strain 'Patoc 1 (Paris)' genome, one window contains:
- a CDS encoding YebC/PmpR family DNA-binding transcriptional regulator, translating to MSGHSKWATIRRKKGAIDAKRGAIFTRIAKEISVAAKEGGGDQEGNPRLRLAVTKAKAANMPKDNIERAIKKGTGGLEGMVYEECLYECYAPGGVAIMVDVLTDKKSRTTPEIKSILTKLGGSLANAGAVSRLFERKGQLTLKADQISEEALFDLALGAGAEDIQVNDGMYVVLTSPSEYEAVQSALSSKGLNMEESEIKYIPMTTVEVNEKETAEKVMKLIENLEANDDVQGVSSNFELGEGVELD from the coding sequence ATGTCAGGACACTCGAAATGGGCGACGATTCGAAGAAAAAAGGGAGCCATTGATGCCAAAAGAGGCGCCATCTTTACAAGGATAGCCAAAGAAATTTCTGTGGCAGCCAAAGAAGGTGGAGGTGACCAAGAAGGGAACCCAAGACTTCGCTTAGCGGTGACAAAAGCCAAAGCCGCCAATATGCCAAAAGACAATATCGAACGTGCCATCAAAAAGGGAACGGGTGGTCTGGAAGGTATGGTGTATGAAGAGTGTCTGTACGAATGTTATGCACCAGGTGGTGTAGCCATCATGGTAGACGTCCTCACCGATAAAAAATCCCGTACAACTCCTGAAATCAAAAGTATTTTAACAAAACTTGGTGGTTCCCTTGCCAATGCGGGAGCTGTTTCACGTTTGTTTGAACGCAAAGGCCAACTGACTCTAAAGGCGGATCAAATTTCGGAAGAGGCTTTGTTTGATTTAGCACTTGGGGCTGGAGCAGAGGACATCCAAGTGAACGACGGAATGTATGTGGTCCTCACATCACCTTCAGAATATGAAGCAGTGCAATCGGCACTCTCTTCCAAAGGTTTGAATATGGAAGAATCGGAAATCAAATACATTCCAATGACAACTGTGGAAGTGAATGAGAAAGAGACGGCCGAAAAAGTGATGAAACTCATTGAAAACTTAGAAGCCAATGATGATGTGCAAGGTGTGAGTTCCAACTTTGAGTTAGGCGAAGGTGTTGAACTCGATTGA
- a CDS encoding enoyl-CoA hydratase/isomerase family protein: MNYKREVIDLPNGKGEIIRFQMNEQNSLTGQNMRDLGEILKEIKDDPTKRGVILGTDNPKFFCNGLDAENLLSTPKDKLIEEVGGIVILFGELVKFDKPLITEVTGYAMGGGAVITVASDFKFMLDGKCRIGFTEVNVGLPLPGSFIDRIKMCVEPRYWAEVCLEGTIYKAPEAKKIGLIDEIASTPEEVRKLSVKKLETLSKVPSSAYRATKNTLNASLLRNLEQYKIDTTKSFEQPGVVDNLLEAMTALKEKRRPVFQ, translated from the coding sequence ATGAACTACAAAAGAGAAGTAATCGATTTACCTAATGGAAAAGGAGAAATCATTCGTTTTCAAATGAATGAACAAAACTCACTGACTGGCCAAAACATGAGAGACCTTGGTGAGATCTTAAAAGAAATCAAGGATGACCCTACCAAACGAGGTGTCATCTTAGGAACAGACAATCCAAAATTTTTCTGTAACGGATTGGATGCAGAAAACCTTCTTTCTACACCGAAAGACAAACTCATTGAAGAAGTAGGCGGTATTGTCATTCTCTTTGGAGAACTTGTGAAATTTGATAAACCTCTCATCACAGAAGTGACTGGTTATGCGATGGGTGGTGGTGCCGTGATCACTGTTGCATCCGATTTCAAATTCATGTTAGATGGGAAATGTCGAATTGGTTTTACAGAGGTAAATGTTGGACTCCCACTTCCTGGAAGTTTTATCGATCGGATCAAAATGTGTGTTGAACCAAGGTATTGGGCAGAAGTTTGTTTAGAAGGTACAATCTATAAAGCTCCTGAAGCGAAAAAAATTGGTCTCATTGATGAAATTGCTTCCACACCTGAAGAAGTAAGAAAACTCTCAGTAAAAAAATTAGAAACACTTTCCAAGGTACCTTCCTCCGCTTACCGTGCGACAAAAAACACCTTAAACGCTTCACTCCTTCGAAATTTGGAACAGTATAAAATCGACACGACCAAATCATTCGAACAACCAGGTGTTGTTGATAATTTACTCGAAGCAATGACGGCTTTAAAAGAAAAAAGAAGACCTGTTTTCCAATAA
- a CDS encoding M23 family metallopeptidase — protein MLRFLILVLIPSFFALFAISSSDYPPGFVLKNPYVWPVKGFDSITGAFGEFRTGHFHMGQDFSTGGRIGIPILAVAKGKVTRVQRKWSSIGYAIFLQHDDGMTSRYGHLHKFAPKVVKQILKSKQARRFKDRTDFDIALPEAVEVEAGETIAYSGDTGVGPPHLHFELFKDNVYYNPMHFGLGYNAAEPIVFNALRITPQTPRTFINGRNETVEIPFYESSGNRFELSETPTLFIQGKVGIQIAIHQKSNSNRLGIFTLDMLIGDNVLQGFQLSKILKEHTRKNVLLYDSSVSKPNGNPFSYYLHTRDGNDLLGMRSNGREQGILDSEQMKMGEPKEVTIRATGMGGQMSLASFYVLKDQGDYSHIVTKEWKYNVYYDRYTTFKSKDTKVELFFPVNAVYSKAFFEIEAQEQIKINTQGLNQLSSVYKIGPDFKDFNLGYDLYVKVPKTKDINSADLYEVLPDGNVKKINGSSFSSWGQFFKVRLRKTGLFVVLSDQTPPNIYLHELMNKTVYPREDFALYLKAVDVGSGIMPDGFDITVDGIPGKAEFFPKDGRLEIFEPESLYEPGKHTVLASVRDYAGNWSSTVRYDYEIQTPPVSEEKKKPISDPPVIETNKEKKSTKENKIKQSSPKVQKVVKPITNAPKAKDKKSTSR, from the coding sequence ATGTTGCGTTTTTTGATCTTAGTCCTCATTCCCAGTTTTTTCGCTCTATTTGCAATATCGTCTTCTGATTACCCACCAGGTTTTGTTTTAAAAAATCCATATGTATGGCCTGTAAAAGGTTTTGATTCCATCACAGGTGCTTTTGGTGAATTTAGAACCGGGCACTTCCATATGGGACAGGATTTTTCGACAGGAGGAAGGATTGGTATCCCCATCCTCGCTGTTGCAAAAGGAAAAGTCACTCGAGTGCAAAGAAAATGGTCGAGCATTGGTTATGCGATATTTTTGCAACATGATGATGGGATGACTTCTCGTTATGGTCACCTACACAAATTTGCTCCCAAAGTAGTCAAACAAATCTTAAAATCAAAACAAGCGAGACGTTTCAAAGATAGGACTGATTTTGATATCGCACTTCCCGAAGCCGTCGAAGTGGAAGCTGGGGAAACCATTGCATACTCTGGAGATACGGGAGTAGGTCCTCCGCACTTACACTTTGAATTGTTTAAGGACAATGTGTACTACAATCCTATGCATTTTGGATTGGGTTATAATGCTGCGGAACCAATCGTTTTTAATGCCTTACGCATCACTCCACAAACTCCTCGTACGTTTATCAATGGTCGAAATGAAACCGTGGAAATTCCATTTTATGAATCGAGTGGAAATCGATTTGAGTTATCAGAAACACCAACACTTTTTATCCAAGGAAAAGTTGGAATTCAAATTGCAATCCATCAAAAATCAAACAGCAATCGTCTCGGCATTTTCACCTTAGATATGTTAATTGGTGATAATGTTTTACAAGGATTCCAATTATCTAAAATCTTAAAAGAACATACGAGAAAAAATGTTTTGTTGTATGACAGTTCTGTCAGCAAACCAAATGGGAATCCATTTTCGTATTATTTACATACGAGAGATGGAAATGATTTGCTTGGTATGCGCAGTAATGGCCGTGAACAAGGGATCCTTGACAGCGAACAAATGAAAATGGGAGAACCTAAAGAAGTCACCATTCGCGCCACTGGTATGGGTGGGCAAATGTCTCTTGCTTCGTTCTATGTTCTAAAAGACCAAGGGGATTATAGCCACATTGTCACTAAAGAATGGAAATACAATGTCTACTATGATCGTTATACAACTTTTAAATCAAAAGACACTAAGGTTGAGTTGTTTTTTCCTGTTAACGCAGTGTATTCCAAAGCATTCTTTGAAATTGAAGCCCAAGAACAAATCAAAATCAATACACAAGGTTTAAACCAACTATCGAGTGTTTACAAAATTGGCCCTGATTTTAAAGATTTTAATTTAGGTTATGACCTTTATGTAAAAGTTCCCAAAACTAAAGATATTAATTCTGCAGATTTGTACGAAGTGTTGCCTGATGGGAATGTGAAAAAAATCAATGGATCCTCCTTTAGTTCTTGGGGACAATTTTTTAAAGTTCGGCTACGGAAAACTGGCCTATTTGTTGTATTATCTGACCAAACACCACCTAATATCTATTTGCATGAATTAATGAACAAAACGGTTTATCCAAGGGAAGACTTCGCTTTGTATTTAAAGGCGGTTGATGTTGGCTCGGGGATTATGCCAGATGGTTTTGATATCACAGTCGATGGAATTCCAGGAAAGGCAGAATTTTTTCCAAAAGATGGGCGACTTGAAATCTTTGAACCCGAGAGTTTATACGAACCCGGGAAACACACTGTGCTTGCTAGTGTGAGAGATTATGCAGGGAATTGGAGCTCAACTGTCAGATACGATTATGAAATCCAAACTCCACCAGTTTCAGAAGAAAAGAAAAAACCAATTTCCGATCCACCTGTGATCGAAACTAACAAAGAGAAAAAATCAACTAAAGAGAATAAAATCAAACAATCTTCGCCTAAGGTGCAAAAGGTGGTGAAACCGATCACTAACGCACCAAAGGCAAAGGATAAAAAGTCTACATCCCGATAG
- the purB gene encoding adenylosuccinate lyase yields the protein MIDRYSHPEISAIWELENKFKIWTDIEIYACEARANRGEVPKEDLETIKQKAKFNVDEILEIESKVHHDVIAYLTNLNSYIGPAGRHVHFGLTSSDVGDTALCVQMVQAMDLLIQRTETLLETTKQKAKEYKDLPCIGRSHGIHAEPMTLGLKFALFFAEMTRNLERMKDAREQVAVGKLSGAVGTYSNIDLEIEEYVLNKLGLKVDPIATQVISRDRHAFYMSVLGVVAASLDRMATEIRLLQKTEGREVEEPFAKGQKGSSAMPHKRNPVVCERISGISRVIRSNVNVGLQNVGLWHERDISHSSAERIVLPDSTIALDYILEKMNFVLKGLHVYPDATERTLNVTRGLIFSQKVLLWLIEKGGITREDAYLIVQENAMAVWADQSKNLRDLLKQDPRCSSILKDSDLDEIFQIKPYLERIPLIFKRLGIID from the coding sequence ATGATCGATCGTTATAGCCATCCTGAAATTTCCGCCATTTGGGAATTAGAGAACAAATTTAAAATTTGGACAGATATTGAAATTTATGCCTGCGAAGCTCGCGCCAATCGAGGAGAAGTCCCAAAAGAAGACCTCGAGACCATTAAACAAAAAGCAAAATTCAACGTGGATGAGATTTTAGAAATCGAATCGAAAGTCCATCATGATGTGATTGCTTATTTAACCAATTTAAACTCTTATATAGGACCAGCTGGCCGTCATGTTCACTTTGGTCTTACTTCCAGTGATGTGGGTGATACTGCACTTTGTGTGCAAATGGTGCAAGCAATGGATCTTCTCATCCAACGCACAGAAACACTTTTAGAAACCACAAAACAAAAAGCAAAAGAGTACAAAGACCTTCCTTGTATCGGCCGGTCTCACGGGATCCATGCAGAACCGATGACCCTTGGTCTTAAGTTTGCACTCTTTTTTGCAGAGATGACTCGCAATTTAGAAAGGATGAAAGACGCACGGGAACAAGTGGCTGTCGGAAAACTATCTGGTGCGGTCGGAACATATTCCAATATCGATTTAGAAATTGAAGAATATGTATTGAACAAACTTGGATTAAAAGTAGATCCCATTGCAACACAGGTGATCTCAAGAGACCGACATGCTTTTTATATGTCAGTGCTTGGTGTTGTCGCTGCGAGTTTAGACCGAATGGCAACCGAGATTCGATTGTTACAAAAAACGGAAGGGCGTGAAGTTGAAGAACCGTTTGCAAAAGGCCAAAAGGGATCATCCGCAATGCCTCACAAACGGAACCCCGTTGTTTGTGAGCGTATCTCTGGAATCTCTCGAGTCATTCGTTCTAACGTAAACGTGGGATTACAGAACGTGGGTCTTTGGCATGAACGAGATATCTCCCATTCCTCAGCGGAGCGAATTGTGCTTCCTGATTCCACCATTGCTCTGGATTACATTTTGGAAAAAATGAATTTTGTATTGAAAGGTCTTCATGTGTATCCTGATGCCACCGAACGCACATTAAATGTAACTCGCGGACTCATTTTCTCTCAAAAAGTATTATTGTGGCTCATTGAAAAAGGTGGGATCACAAGAGAAGATGCCTACTTGATTGTCCAAGAAAATGCGATGGCTGTCTGGGCAGACCAATCTAAAAATTTGAGAGACCTTTTGAAACAAGATCCAAGATGTTCATCAATTCTCAAAGATTCTGACTTGGATGAAATTTTTCAAATCAAACCATATTTAGAGCGGATCCCACTGATTTTCAAACGATTGGGAATCATAGATTAA
- a CDS encoding response regulator, whose amino-acid sequence MHFIMTIENDPNSAQDLENIFLGLRQRVVITKFSQTVQEYVKSSNPDIILMGLTFKDKKELEFILELRRDVITHNIPILAMIPKEDTNFIANHKKLGFTDYMIKPLAKQALLDRIHSHIEEYKFSESSKTRDNVSFVVVDRGHGRVLFQCRANLKRYVFPEFKKIFTLNFLKSIHAERICFDVRVVPELGKEEVEVFERVMKIFQNQDKIIFIAGRHMGAFIEHATDDEKMLVFMAPNEFDEYVKMEELKKEEQRKKEKKEKFAKDTNKEPSQNTTVSPTNLGDVKIEINSNPDSNPSLTNEALKTDPMQTNPTETKSSEENT is encoded by the coding sequence ATGCATTTTATCATGACCATCGAAAATGATCCAAATTCAGCTCAGGATTTGGAAAATATCTTTTTAGGATTAAGACAAAGAGTTGTCATCACGAAGTTTTCACAAACGGTCCAGGAATATGTAAAATCCTCTAACCCAGATATCATTCTTATGGGATTAACTTTTAAAGATAAAAAAGAATTAGAATTCATTTTAGAACTACGTCGTGATGTGATCACTCATAACATTCCCATTCTTGCGATGATTCCAAAAGAAGATACAAACTTCATCGCAAATCATAAAAAACTCGGTTTCACCGATTACATGATAAAACCTCTCGCCAAACAGGCACTACTTGATAGAATTCATTCTCATATTGAAGAATATAAATTTAGTGAATCTTCCAAAACCAGAGATAATGTATCGTTTGTGGTTGTGGACAGGGGACATGGTCGAGTTTTATTCCAATGCCGAGCCAATTTGAAACGATATGTGTTTCCAGAATTTAAAAAAATATTCACTCTCAATTTTTTGAAATCCATTCATGCAGAAAGAATTTGTTTTGATGTTCGTGTTGTACCTGAACTAGGAAAAGAAGAAGTTGAAGTATTTGAAAGAGTGATGAAAATTTTTCAAAACCAAGACAAAATCATTTTCATCGCTGGGCGGCATATGGGTGCATTTATCGAACATGCAACGGACGATGAAAAAATGTTGGTGTTCATGGCTCCAAACGAATTTGACGAATACGTCAAGATGGAAGAGTTAAAAAAAGAAGAACAACGTAAGAAAGAGAAAAAAGAAAAATTTGCTAAGGATACCAATAAAGAACCATCACAAAATACAACGGTTTCTCCAACCAATTTAGGTGATGTCAAAATAGAAATAAATTCGAATCCAGACTCCAATCCTTCTCTGACAAACGAAGCTTTGAAGACTGATCCTATGCAAACAAATCCAACTGAAACGAAATCAAGTGAAGAAAATACATAA
- a CDS encoding acyl-CoA dehydrogenase family protein has translation MIDFSITDEQKALRDLARDFAKNEMIPKAEHHDHTGEYPKEILKKAFDVGLMNMHIPAEYGGAGLGVLDELIASEELFYGCSGMATAILANNLALAPVLLGADDYVMKKFIQPMSETFTLAAYAVTEPGAGSDVAGIRTTAKRVGDEYIVNGSKMWITNAGHADWFFVLAKTDPNAGHKGMTGFIVDAKTPGIIIGKKEKNMGQRCSDTRGVTFEDVKVPKENMIGKEGEGFKIAMGAFDKTRPAVAIGAVGVARAALDHSIRYANTRNAFGKPISVNQGVSFMIAEMARDIEAGRLLCWQSAWLIDNGFRNTYQASIAKVFCADMAMRVTTDAVQIFGGYGFNEEYPVEKLMRDAKIFQIYEGTSQIQRVIISKFLNDGVGIETPNA, from the coding sequence ATGATCGACTTTTCAATCACCGATGAACAAAAAGCCCTCCGCGATTTAGCCAGAGATTTCGCAAAAAATGAAATGATTCCCAAAGCGGAACACCATGACCACACAGGTGAATATCCAAAAGAAATTTTGAAAAAAGCATTTGATGTAGGCCTCATGAACATGCACATACCTGCCGAATACGGTGGAGCAGGACTCGGAGTTCTAGACGAACTCATCGCCTCAGAAGAGTTATTTTATGGATGTTCAGGGATGGCAACAGCGATCCTTGCCAATAACTTAGCACTCGCACCAGTTCTTCTCGGTGCTGACGATTACGTCATGAAAAAATTCATCCAACCAATGTCGGAAACGTTCACTCTTGCTGCCTATGCAGTGACAGAACCAGGTGCTGGATCCGATGTTGCAGGAATTCGCACAACAGCAAAACGTGTGGGTGATGAATACATCGTCAATGGATCCAAAATGTGGATCACAAACGCAGGTCATGCGGATTGGTTTTTTGTTTTAGCAAAAACAGATCCAAATGCAGGCCACAAAGGGATGACCGGTTTCATTGTGGATGCAAAAACTCCAGGGATCATCATAGGCAAAAAAGAAAAGAATATGGGACAACGCTGTTCCGACACACGCGGTGTGACGTTTGAAGATGTCAAAGTTCCAAAAGAAAATATGATTGGGAAAGAAGGCGAAGGTTTCAAAATTGCAATGGGTGCTTTTGACAAAACTCGCCCCGCAGTTGCCATTGGTGCCGTTGGGGTTGCTCGCGCAGCACTTGACCATTCGATTCGTTATGCAAACACTCGTAATGCGTTCGGAAAACCAATTTCCGTAAATCAAGGTGTTAGTTTTATGATCGCAGAAATGGCCCGTGATATTGAAGCTGGCCGACTCCTTTGCTGGCAATCAGCATGGCTCATCGATAATGGTTTCCGTAACACATACCAAGCATCGATTGCAAAAGTATTCTGTGCTGACATGGCAATGCGTGTGACAACGGATGCCGTTCAAATTTTTGGCGGATACGGATTCAACGAAGAATACCCAGTGGAAAAATTAATGCGTGATGCAAAAATTTTCCAAATTTACGAAGGAACTTCACAAATCCAAAGAGTGATCATTTCGAAATTCCTCAACGACGGAGTTGGGATCGAAACTCCGAACGCTTAA
- a CDS encoding glucose 1-dehydrogenase, with the protein MSKEFEGKVALVTGAASPIGLGRAIANRIASHGASLVLVDLNQEKIEEAAREVEAKFGVKAIGVACNVTKPEDCDAAISKTKEAFGKLDFLVNNAGVLKDNLLIRMSEQEYDFVMDVNCKGVFLMTKSASKLILKSDSGRIVNISSVSGLTGQPGQANYSTSKAGVIALTKVSAREFSGRNVLVNAVCPGYVQTEMTGTLSKEVQEKLTDPSVIPLKRPGKQEEIASAVKFFLSNDASYITGTYLRVDGGAAIGM; encoded by the coding sequence ATGTCCAAAGAATTCGAAGGAAAAGTAGCACTGGTAACGGGAGCTGCCTCTCCCATTGGTTTGGGAAGAGCAATCGCAAACCGAATCGCATCGCATGGTGCAAGTTTGGTGCTTGTTGATTTGAATCAGGAAAAAATTGAAGAAGCTGCAAGAGAAGTAGAAGCAAAATTTGGTGTGAAGGCAATTGGAGTTGCTTGTAACGTAACAAAACCAGAAGACTGTGACGCTGCTATCAGCAAAACAAAAGAAGCATTTGGAAAACTTGATTTTCTTGTGAACAACGCTGGTGTTTTGAAAGACAATCTACTCATTCGTATGTCAGAACAAGAATATGACTTTGTCATGGATGTAAACTGTAAGGGTGTTTTTCTAATGACTAAGTCAGCAAGTAAACTCATCCTCAAATCTGATTCTGGAAGGATTGTGAATATTTCTTCTGTTTCTGGATTAACAGGCCAACCAGGCCAAGCAAACTACTCTACTTCTAAAGCGGGTGTGATTGCATTAACGAAAGTATCGGCTCGTGAATTTTCTGGAAGAAACGTACTCGTGAATGCAGTATGTCCAGGATATGTACAAACTGAGATGACTGGGACACTTTCTAAAGAAGTTCAAGAAAAGTTAACGGATCCTTCTGTGATCCCACTCAAACGCCCTGGAAAACAAGAAGAGATTGCTTCCGCAGTTAAGTTTTTCTTAAGTAACGATGCATCTTACATCACAGGAACATACCTCCGCGTTGACGGTGGTGCTGCTATCGGGATGTAG
- a CDS encoding EAL domain-containing protein — MKNQLLTGPYYFGMKDLEVFKKHFIQENKGKPLFLIRFENIAGIELTEFLDLLRTEFYSCLDLEDISFGFHYLEKQNILLMGISPLFEWDIEKFPNIENSVGKFQQQCLQNKIVSFHFGVSRTQSNFISDNEEIFVELFRSSEKNLNDNLVRWSWTYYNKANTYISGSVHEAMIQPTVIFNPKDKTYSVKGGEVFLGGGAYIGYKDLINDIPSDQDLNRIELLILEKLIIACEGAPGLLKFNISPQSLIDTFSHNERVDRLKKLIESKDLSPENVRFELVEKPYDESKYHLKDVCHAFYSHGMSFAADDFGVKSQSHQIVLDLGIMIKEFKLDPISFKFKIEEDQIKFLDNLAFIDYCKRLADNREAVITAEAVEDFDTLNFLMEHQIYQFQANILFGKMTVTDYKRDFDLLHSIHEDVVKEVLTDKILSEKQKKVGNLFLVASEEGLI, encoded by the coding sequence TTGAAAAATCAGCTATTAACAGGTCCCTATTATTTTGGAATGAAAGATTTGGAAGTTTTCAAAAAACATTTCATCCAAGAGAATAAAGGAAAACCTCTCTTTCTCATTCGTTTTGAAAATATTGCAGGCATTGAACTCACCGAGTTTTTAGATTTATTACGAACAGAATTTTACTCCTGTTTGGATTTGGAAGATATCTCTTTTGGATTTCATTATTTGGAAAAACAAAATATTTTGTTAATGGGGATCTCTCCTTTATTTGAATGGGATATTGAAAAATTTCCAAATATTGAAAATTCCGTTGGAAAATTCCAACAACAATGTTTACAAAATAAAATCGTTTCCTTTCATTTTGGAGTCTCTCGAACCCAATCTAATTTTATCTCCGATAACGAAGAAATTTTTGTCGAACTGTTTCGATCATCCGAAAAAAACCTGAACGACAATTTGGTTCGATGGAGTTGGACCTATTACAACAAAGCCAATACATATATCTCAGGATCAGTTCATGAAGCGATGATCCAACCCACAGTCATTTTTAATCCCAAAGACAAAACTTATTCTGTGAAAGGGGGAGAAGTGTTTTTAGGCGGGGGTGCCTATATTGGATACAAAGATCTCATCAATGATATTCCTTCCGACCAGGATCTCAATCGTATTGAACTTTTGATTTTAGAGAAACTGATCATTGCTTGCGAAGGTGCACCTGGGTTATTAAAATTTAATATTTCTCCCCAATCCTTGATTGATACATTTTCACATAATGAACGTGTGGATCGATTGAAAAAACTCATCGAAAGCAAGGATCTATCACCAGAAAACGTTCGTTTTGAGCTCGTTGAAAAACCATACGACGAATCAAAATACCATTTAAAAGACGTATGCCACGCTTTTTATTCGCACGGAATGAGTTTTGCCGCTGATGACTTTGGAGTCAAAAGTCAGTCTCATCAAATAGTACTCGATCTCGGCATTATGATCAAAGAATTCAAATTGGATCCGATTAGTTTTAAATTCAAAATTGAAGAGGACCAAATTAAATTTTTGGACAATTTAGCGTTCATTGACTATTGCAAACGATTGGCAGACAACCGAGAAGCAGTGATCACTGCAGAAGCGGTAGAAGATTTTGATACATTAAACTTCCTGATGGAACATCAAATTTATCAATTCCAAGCCAATATCTTATTTGGAAAAATGACAGTGACAGATTACAAACGGGATTTTGATTTACTCCATTCCATTCACGAGGATGTTGTGAAAGAAGTATTAACAGACAAAATTTTATCGGAAAAACAAAAGAAAGTCGGGAACTTGTTTTTAGTCGCATCCGAAGAAGGACTCATTTAA
- a CDS encoding GlsB/YeaQ/YmgE family stress response membrane protein — protein MYSFIWFLLIGLAAGWLAGRILRGKGFGIIANLVIGVVGSFLGGIVFGLLGFRTYGIVAELIVAVIGAILLIFIAGMIKKK, from the coding sequence ATGTATAGTTTTATTTGGTTTTTACTCATTGGACTTGCGGCAGGTTGGCTTGCAGGTAGAATCCTGCGAGGGAAAGGTTTTGGGATCATTGCCAATTTAGTGATTGGTGTGGTTGGATCGTTTTTAGGTGGGATTGTGTTTGGACTTCTTGGATTTCGTACTTACGGAATTGTTGCCGAACTCATCGTTGCTGTCATTGGAGCGATTTTACTCATTTTCATCGCGGGGATGATCAAAAAGAAATAA
- a CDS encoding anthranilate synthase component II, producing the protein MFLLIDNYDSFTYILYQYLNKIAPTTVMRNDENLPLDTIQKYQAVVLSPGPGLPKTSGKLVSHFFELYPKMPVLGICLGHQTIAESFGAKLEQTEDIYHGRPSQIQHNGEGIFKKIPNHFLANRYHSWAVSKVNFPDELEVTAETKDGVIMGIRHRKWKKVFGVQFHPESILTEYGETLLRNFFEEVHS; encoded by the coding sequence ATGTTTTTACTCATCGATAACTACGATTCATTCACTTATATTTTATACCAATACCTGAACAAAATCGCACCTACAACTGTAATGCGAAATGACGAAAACCTTCCATTGGATACCATTCAAAAATACCAAGCCGTTGTTTTATCACCAGGACCAGGATTACCCAAAACTTCAGGCAAACTCGTGTCACATTTTTTTGAACTATATCCAAAAATGCCTGTGTTAGGAATTTGTCTCGGCCACCAAACCATTGCAGAATCATTTGGTGCAAAACTAGAACAAACTGAAGACATTTATCATGGTAGACCTTCTCAAATCCAACATAATGGCGAAGGAATCTTTAAAAAGATTCCAAATCATTTTTTAGCCAATCGTTACCACTCCTGGGCCGTTTCAAAAGTGAATTTTCCGGATGAATTGGAAGTGACAGCAGAAACGAAAGATGGTGTGATCATGGGAATTCGTCACAGAAAATGGAAAAAGGTTTTTGGGGTTCAGTTCCATCCCGAATCCATCCTCACTGAATATGGGGAAACCTTACTTCGTAACTTCTTTGAGGAAGTTCATTCATGA